ACCGGTGAGGACCTGCTGATCGCCCAGAGCCGCGGTGGCGATACCCGCGCCTTCGACCTCCTGGTCGAAAAGTATCAAGACCGCGTCTATGACTTGGCATACCGGATCACGGGCCACCACGCCGATGCGCAGGACGCAGCTCAGGAGGCGTTTGTCAAAGCCTACCTGGCGCTTGGGACGTTTCGCGGCGACGCGGCGTTCTCGACCTGGCTGCACCGGATTGCGGTCAACGCCGCCTATGATGCCGTCCGGCGCCGTCCGCCGGCGGGCTCCCAGCCTGTCGAGGCGGCCGCGGCCGCCGTCGATCCTCTCGGCGATCGAGCGGAACGCGTCGAGGCCCGGGGGCGAATCCTCCTAGCCATCGCCGCGTTGCCGCTCGAGCAGCGGGCGGTCGTCGTCTTGAGAGACATCCAAGGGTGGAGCTACGAGGAGATCGCCGCGATCGCGGAGATCCCCCTGGGAAC
This is a stretch of genomic DNA from bacterium. It encodes these proteins:
- a CDS encoding sigma-70 family RNA polymerase sigma factor; amino-acid sequence: MTGEDLLIAQSRGGDTRAFDLLVEKYQDRVYDLAYRITGHHADAQDAAQEAFVKAYLALGTFRGDAAFSTWLHRIAVNAAYDAVRRRPPAGSQPVEAAAAAVDPLGDRAERVEARGRILLAIAALPLEQRAVVVLRDIQGWSYEEIAAIAEIPLGTVRSRLARGREALKAALADLAPVDSRAYAGGNAS